TGTTTTGATACCTTTATGACCCAAGGAAGTTCATCACACGAGAACACCCATCTATCAAGCCCCACTTCCAAGGATTCGACTCCTTTCATCTAGTTGTCCAACCTCTCGAATATGGACATCCGTAATCCTATGGAAAAATTttaatgaagttgatcTAATCAAAGCCCAAATATATACCATGGTCAGTTCCAGACCCAGAATAACAGATGCTTCTCGTTCCTTGACTTTTACATAAATCCGTTACTAACATTTTTTAGCTGacagaaagaagagagtTTTCAAAACCTTCTCCTACAAGGGTgttgacttgaaggaattgttggaaatgCCAACTGAAGAATTTACCCAATTGTGCTCTGCCAGAGttagaagaagattctcCAGAGGTTTGGGATCCAAGCCAATGGGtttgatcaccaaattgaGAGCTGCTAAGTTGGCTGCTGTGCCAAACGAAAAGCCACCAGTTGTTAAGACTCACTTGAGAAATATGATCATTGTTCCAGAAATGATTGGATctgttgttggtgtttaCAACGGTAAGGTTTTCAACAATGTTGAAATTAAGCCAGAAATGGTTGGTAAATACTTGGGTGAATTCTCCATCACCTATACTCCAGTTAGACATGGTAAGTCTGGTAACGCTTCCTCCAGATTCATTCCAATCAGATAGGTTTGTAAATTATTAATTTATCTCATCACAATATAAGAGTTAATTCTGAAGATATGTAAACTGATAGAGAGCTGATTCTTTAGACTTTGATAGAGACAAGACATTCGATAGAGATGTTCTCAATTTTTCACTTTCGCATCCACAGTCCATCGACCAATGGAAGACGTAAACCCGGTTAAGGAGCTTTGCTTCGGCGCCATATCCGGAGTGATAGGTAGGATTATAGAGTACCCGTTTGATACCGTCAAAGTTCGGCTTCAGAGCACCCAGCCGTCGCTTTCAACcgttcaaatcatcaaatctACATACACAAATGAGGGCATAATCCGTGGGTTTTATCAGGGGGTAAAAGCACCATTAGTCGGCTCGTGTTTCGAGAATGCCATTCTCTTTGCTACATATAACACATCACTAGAGTATCTACATCGACAGTTTGGTCAACCAGGCAGTGAGCCCCAGTTGCAGTACAAATGTGTTAGTGGGGGCATCGCAGGATTTGTGGCATCGTTTTTACTTACCCCAGTGGAGTTGGTAAAGTGCCAGTTGCAAGTCAAAAACCTCGTCCGGGACAACAGAACACGACATTTGTACTCGACGGTGATAGGGGACGTGGTGAAAAAAGATGGAGTGTTGGGACTCTGGAAAGGTCTCGGGTCCACCCTTTTGAGAGAAATTAATGGAACTGCCATCTGGTTTGGCACCTACGAGGTTGTAAGCGAGTACTTGAATAAGAAGAATCCCGGTTCATCCCTCAACCCGTTGACCAGCGGCGCAATTGCAGGTATTACCTTCAACTTTGCCATATTCCCCATAGACACCATCAAATCCAATATCCAGACAAATGCCGTCCTCAGCTCCACCGATACAACGTATTGGAaaacgatgaagaaggtgggTATACGGAACCTATACAATGGGCTTGGGATCACGTTAATCAGAAGTATCCCAGCTAATGCCATGATCTTTTACAGTTACgaacttttgaagaacaacttTTAATAGACTAAAACAACTTAATAGACGTTTGCATCGTACGGGTCCTATGGCGATAACTCGGGAATTTCTCACGGTAGGGTATAAGAGGAAAGGGTTACTTTTATGgtatcttcaaattgttcaGACTTGAGATGAGGcgacccatacacccatcGAAGCTCTCTATACATCGACTGAATCTCTGACCTCTACATCCACTaaagttctgacccatacacccaaaAGTAAGGTCACCTGTTTCCCTGTAGAAGCATAACCTTCTCCTTAGTTGCaattcctcttcctccCATTCACAGAACAGTGAGCCAGATGAGGTAATAGCGGCGGCGTAGTCGCTTGGTGCGCCACGCCGCTCTCGCGAAGATGCAAAAGTCGTGTACCTGGCGTTGAAGCGGGCGACGGAGCAACTTGTGCACAACATATGCGGAGACTTGCCTAAATGAGAACAGTTTTGGAACTCAGCTTATATAAATACAGCAGGCAAATCCCCTAACACCAAGTACATACAGTAAATACAACACTTAAAAACGTAAGAAATATGAAAGTTTTTGTTACAGGAGGTTCCGGGTTTATTGGAacaaaagttgttgagcaaTTGATTTCTAAAGGCCACAGCGTCGTGGGATTAGCCAGATCAGACACTTCAgcagaaaagttggaaactGCTGGTGCCAAAGTTGTCAGAGGCGAGTTGACAGATATCGATGTGTTGGTGGATGCTGCCAAATCTGCAGATGGAACCATGCACTTGGGATTCATCCATGATTTTGCCAATATTTCCAAAAGCATGGTTCTTGACAGGCAAATTGTCACATCCATCTGCGAAGCCTATAAAGGCACAgacaaatttttcatcaacactAGTGGAACCTTGTTTCTTCATGGACCAGGTCTTAATGACGAAGATACTCCCATCCCAGAAGTTCCGTTGTTACCAGATATGGTTGTAAGAACCGAAACAGAAAGCCAGTTGTTGTCTTATGCGGATAAAGGTTTCAGAGTTATTTCCATAAGGTGTCCTCCAACTGTGCACGGTGAAGGTGACGGTGGGTTTATTCCAATTATTTACGGaatgttcaagaaccaaGGTGCTTCGTTTTACCCTGACAGTGGTGAGAATGTTTGGCCTGCTGTTCACAGAGCGGATGCTGCGAAATTGTACGTGTTGGCAGCGGAAAAGGCACCAACTGGTAGCATATTGCACGCAGTGGCCGAACAGGGGATTCCTATCAAGTCAATTGCGGAAGCCATGGCTAAAAAAAGTGGGTTTGAGGCCAAATCAGTCTCGAAGGATGAACTTAAGGAGAAGCTTGGTttcttttttggttttgtaTTCGCCTCAAACAACTATGTATCGAGTGAAAAGACCAAAAAGATTACTGGATGGGCTCCAACTGAAGCTACATTACTTGAAGACATTACTAACAACTACTAATATTTCCGAAATATGTCTATATATATATTGATCGCTATGAACATATTCCCTGTAAAACTAGGTCAAAAAAGTGCGAGagatttttgcagccaaagaaattgaacaataGCAAATAATCTACAATGTAGAGTCCAAATTAAACATAAACATATTAGGTGGTATTGGTTGCCATGTATGAGACAAAACTACCCTAATTAATCTCTGGTTCGGCGGTGACATGTAACAAGTAATATTACATAAGCAGATGGTCTTCCATAGCTTCACTGGTAGATTATCACTGACGCAAAACCCATCCTTTCCAGCCATCATCAGTTGTCAATAGTGAAGGCGATAGAATAGCGATTGAATCAGTCACGAGAATGTTTGAATTAACCAGCACGTATAAATCACTGACTGAACGCCCGCCGGAGTTAACCGTAGTTAACCGGCGCAATGGTTTGTCTTGGAAAAACTAAAcaaaattgttcaaatggTTACCGAAATTTATAAGAGTACTCATGACCAGGCTCTATACCCAGTAAGATCCGTAGAAGCGTCCGAAAATCATTAGTTCTGTTAGTAATACCCATTAAAAAGATAGCATAACTGC
Above is a window of Yamadazyma tenuis chromosome 1, complete sequence DNA encoding:
- a CDS encoding uncharacterized protein (EggNog:ENOG503Q2YS; COG:V); protein product: MKVFVTGGSGFIGTKVVEQLISKGHSVVGLARSDTSAEKLETAGAKVVRGELTDIDVLVDAAKSADGTMHLGFIHDFANISKSMVLDRQIVTSICEAYKGTDKFFINTSGTLFLHGPGLNDEDTPIPEVPLLPDMVVRTETESQLLSYADKGFRVISIRCPPTVHGEGDGGFIPIIYGMFKNQGASFYPDSGENVWPAVHRADAAKLYVLAAEKAPTGSILHAVAEQGIPIKSIAEAMAKKSGFEAKSVSKDELKEKLGFFFGFVFASNNYVSSEKTKKITGWAPTEATLLEDITNNY
- the ORT1 gene encoding mitochondrial ornithine carrier protein (EggNog:ENOG503NV14; COG:C) — protein: MEDVNPVKELCFGAISGVIGRIIEYPFDTVKVRLQSTQPSLSTVQIIKSTYTNEGIIRGFYQGVKAPLVGSCFENAILFATYNTSLEYLHRQFGQPGSEPQLQYKCVSGGIAGFVASFLLTPVELVKCQLQVKNLVRDNRTRHLYSTVIGDVVKKDGVLGLWKGLGSTLLREINGTAIWFGTYEVVSEYLNKKNPGSSLNPLTSGAIAGITFNFAIFPIDTIKSNIQTNAVLSSTDTTYWKTMKKVGIRNLYNGLGITLIRSIPANAMIFYSYELLKNNF
- the RPS15 gene encoding 40S ribosomal protein uS19 (BUSCO:EOG092658SK; EggNog:ENOG503NXXB; COG:J), with the protein product MSDATDRKKRVFKTFSYKGVDLKELLEMPTEEFTQLCSARVRRRFSRGLGSKPMGLITKLRAAKLAAVPNEKPPVVKTHLRNMIIVPEMIGSVVGVYNGKVFNNVEIKPEMVGKYLGEFSITYTPVRHGKSGNASSRFIPIR